A part of Primulina eburnea isolate SZY01 chromosome 10, ASM2296580v1, whole genome shotgun sequence genomic DNA contains:
- the LOC140842918 gene encoding uncharacterized protein: MTQEEADDATDVVSGTILIQSVPAYALFDCGATHSFMSKRFAKKLGCKPAKLNEPFRIATPTSWSIETHEIYRECEISINNQNFSADLIQLIMVDFDLILGMDWLARNNAVVDYKGKDVEPVN; the protein is encoded by the coding sequence ATGACTCAGGAAGAGGCCGACGACGCAACTGATGTCGTGTCAGGTACCATTCTAATTCAATCAGTGCCTGCTTATGCATTATTTGACTGTGGTGCTacccattcttttatgtctaagagatttgctAAGAAGTTAGGATGTAAACCTGCGAAACTAAATGAGCCATTTCGAATAGCCACACCTACCAGTTGGTCCATTGAAACTCACGAAATTTACAGAGAATGTGAAATCAGTATCAATAATCAGAATTTTAGCGCCGACTTGATACAGTTGATCATGGTCGATTTCGACCTCATCTTAGGGATGGACTGGTTAGCAAGAAACAATGCAGTAGTAGATTATAAGGGAAAggatgtagaacccgtaaattaa